In Candida orthopsilosis Co 90-125, chromosome 4 draft sequence, the genomic stretch TATTATTCGAAGGGTTGGAGAACCTATTTACAAATAAAGACAGGAGGTATCTATTCTCGACATTATCAGCAATTGACTTTCTAGGTGACTTGGCAATGTGTCCCGATCCAATGGACTTTATTCCAAACTTTTGGAAGTACAAGATACTTCCTGTATTTTACAACTGTTCAACTGATTATATCAAAGCTGTGGTGCTTTGTAGGAAGGATATGGATAAGAATCAATGGAGAACCTTGGAGCCCATATTGGAGGATATAAAGGCCAAATATCATGAGGAAGTTGAACCACCTGAATTTCCTGTATTGACTTTGGATGATTTTGACTTTAAGGTATAGGTTAATCGCTGTCACTACTATAATCTAAGCTTGGTAAGCCATTTGTCTTTTTTCGTATAGTAATTTTTGAGGGTATTTTCAATGAAGCGATAGTGGTGTTCCTTGTAGGTTTCTCCTTTGCTTCAGTTTTTGCCTCAGCTTTTTGCTCCGTCTCAATCTCAATCTCTTCCTTATTTTCCTCCTCTCCCTTCTCAAGTAGCTTTGATAACACTTCATCACCACCTTTTGATTTCGAactttcaacttgttgCTGAATAGCTTCAAGCTCTgcattcaattcttgttgtcGCTGCTGTTCAATCAAcctcttttcaaatttctccATCACATCACCACCTGTCGCGTCTTGCTCCTTCCAGAAGGGATTGTTCTTACGTTTCTTCATTAATAGTTGATACTTTTtatcctcttcttcctcgGTCTCCAATCGCTTCAATAAATCGTCCTCTGACTCTTgtttcctcttctttttggatGGTTCAAAATTCCGTACAGCACCATCTTCTGGTGTGTATCCAGCTTCGGCGGGGTTTGTCTTGAAAGTGATTGTATTGTTGCAGCCGGGACATGTAATGTAGAACCGCACAATCTTGATATTCAAATAACGTTCATTAGTAACCTCCTTCCTGGCATTGAAAGATCTTCTCTCTGCGATGTATTCGTTGCATCTTAGGCACCGCATCGAGTACGGTGCCATCATACGAATCTTTATAGTCTGGTTTGATGAGCTattattcttctttttcttaaCAACTTTTGACGGGTCATAGTCTGGTGGATAGTACTTGTTTATCGCCTTTCGTTCCGACATAATTGAAGGTAAAGCTATGTCCTCTCTTAATTTTTTGCGCATTCTACATTTTGCATATTCCCCTAAAATaattatttattttgaCATGAACATCAACTTAAAATACAGTAAAATTTTATATATAAGTGGATTATATATGTAAGCGAAAGAATTAACCAATCTAATCAGCGTTTCTCTTAGCAGCTTTCTTTTGTGCTTTTCTTTGAGTACCAAAgatcttcttttctctgttcttcttttgttttctttgttgtCTTGAAGCCTTTTCGACTTTTTCAGCCAATCCGTATCTGACTAATCTGTAAGATGGTTCGAATCTTTTGAGGTCGGCAACTGATTGGTAAATTAAACCGAAACCGGTTGATtttccaccaccaaattGGGTTCTGAATCCGAATACTGAAACGGCATCCTTATCGGTTTTGTAGATTTCTGACAATTTGTCTCTCAATTCATCCTTGGAAACGTTTGGTCTGTTTGGGTGCAAGACGTCAATGACGAATTGTCTTCTGGCCAATAATGGGTTGGTGATGACTTTTCTAGTTCTGATAGTAACGGCGTCACTCTAGAGAAAATGGGTTAGTATTTGAATGCTAAGTGGATATATGGGGATGATGGAGTTGCAGGGGGGTAGCCATGGGTCTTGGTGCAAATGCAGATCGATGCTGTAAAGAGATGTTTGGTGGGCTGCGAGTGTAATTGTAATCATTTCTTCTCTTCCATAACCGTTCGTATTCTTGTCTCTTGGTTGCTCTCCCCTGGTGTGTCCTCTTGATTTTCATCCCTATGCTAGCTATATCGATGAACATACCATTCTGGTTGGATATTATGTGGATACGTTAAACTCGTGAAACAGAATTTCCAAAGTACtcttgataatttgaatatttttcCACTCAGTAAACtaacaaaaagaatattcAACTGTACACAAAGAGACCTTGgagtgaagaaaaaaaacaaaaaaaactAATTTAGTCACATGACCAGATGTGACTGGTTTTTTACATACAGTACTAACTCTTGACCCatttaatttcatctttgatATACCTCCAATGCAAATCTGAAGTCAGCACAATATACCTTATCAAAAAGTTTACCAATTTGTAATCGCAGTTGCTGATTTGTAACTTCTTTGTTAAATAGTCCACGTATTTTAATGTCTTGATTTGAGTGCGTGTCGATAGCTTTCTCTGAATGCTGTAGTACATTAGTTGAAACTTTAACGGTTTTATGACATTATCTGTAAACTCAAACAACTCCGAGTCTCTGAAATATAGCGCCAAACGAAATATTATCTCCTGTCTGTAGGTGATGTCGAGGTAACCACAGGCTCGCTGGAGCACCTCTGCAAATAcgttgatttgatttagCACGAACCTGTCTGACACCAACTCGTCAAGTGTAATTTCGTTAAAAAGACGTTTGATAATGGCAATCAAGGACTCTTTTACCAACTTGATATATCTGTCT encodes the following:
- a CDS encoding Yju2 protein (S. cerevisiae homolog YJU2 has first transesterification activity, has role in generation of catalytic spliceosome for first transesterification step and localizes to U2-type step 1 spliceosome) → MRKKLREDIALPSIMSERKAINKYYPPDYDPSKVVKKKKNNSSSNQTIKIRMMAPYSMRCLRCNEYIAERRSFNARKEVTNERYLNIKIVRFYITCPGCNNTITFKTNPAEAGYTPEDGAVRNFEPSKKKRKQESEDDLLKRLETEEEEDKKYQLLMKKRKNNPFWKEQDATGGDVMEKFEKRLIEQQRQQELNAELEAIQQQVESSKSKGGDEVLSKLLEKGEEENKEEIEIETEQKAEAKTEAKEKPTRNTTIASLKIPSKITIRKKTNGLPSLDYSSDSD
- a CDS encoding Rps24 predicted ribosomal protein: MSDAVTIRTRKVITNPLLARRQFVIDVLHPNRPNVSKDELRDKLSEIYKTDKDAVSVFGFRTQFGGGKSTGFGLIYQSVADLKRFEPSYRLVRYGLAEKVEKASRQQRKQKKNREKKIFGTQRKAQKKAAKRNAD